A single Fundidesulfovibrio terrae DNA region contains:
- a CDS encoding SDR family oxidoreductase, with product MTTDHPENAPILVTGATGYVGGRLVPLLLARGVRVRAVARSLDKLACRPFASHPACELARADVRDLESLRTALQGCRAAYYLVHSMGSAGKDFASSDVESARAFATACAEAGVSRIIYLGGLGDERADLSHHLRSRLETAKALASGPVPVTFLRAAAILGAGSASYEILRSLVERLPVMLTPRWVHTRCQPISIRDVLDYLAGCLEHPETVGQTYDIGGPDILTYEDLFHLYAEVAGLKKRLIIPVPFLSTALSALWVRFVTPVPPSVAGPLIEGLRNEVVCRDTRIRDIIPLPLQSCRETFQAARRELKDRLVPTCWADAGLVLPPEWLVCGDAPYAGGPVYEIGYEAVFDAPPEKVWPAVESIGGERGWYFANILWKLRGGIDRLLGGAGLGPGRRDPQCLLTGDSLDCWRVWESSPPSRLTLLAAMKSPGEAALTLTLAPSPGGRARFTLLARFQPRGLAGLAYWYAMFLPHLALFTGLVRGLARAAGAGIVSGPTRATPLVPGQCRLPNRP from the coding sequence ATGACGACCGATCATCCCGAAAACGCTCCCATCCTTGTGACCGGGGCCACCGGATACGTCGGGGGCAGGCTGGTCCCCCTGCTGCTGGCGCGGGGCGTGCGCGTGCGCGCCGTGGCCCGCTCCCTGGACAAACTCGCCTGCCGCCCCTTCGCCTCCCATCCGGCCTGCGAACTGGCCCGGGCCGACGTGCGCGACTTAGAAAGCCTGCGCACGGCCCTTCAGGGCTGCCGGGCGGCCTATTACCTGGTTCACTCCATGGGTTCGGCCGGAAAGGATTTCGCCTCCTCCGACGTGGAATCCGCCCGCGCCTTCGCTACGGCCTGCGCCGAGGCGGGCGTTTCGCGCATCATCTACCTGGGCGGCCTCGGCGACGAGCGCGCCGACCTCTCCCACCATCTGCGCTCCCGCCTGGAAACCGCCAAGGCCCTGGCCTCGGGGCCTGTGCCGGTGACCTTTCTGCGCGCGGCGGCCATCCTGGGCGCGGGCAGCGCCTCCTACGAGATCCTACGCTCGCTGGTGGAGCGCCTGCCCGTGATGCTCACCCCGCGCTGGGTGCACACCCGCTGCCAACCCATCTCCATCCGCGACGTGCTCGACTATCTGGCCGGATGCCTGGAGCACCCCGAGACCGTCGGGCAGACCTACGACATCGGCGGGCCGGACATCCTCACCTATGAGGACCTGTTCCACCTCTACGCCGAGGTGGCCGGGCTGAAAAAGCGCCTCATCATCCCCGTTCCCTTCCTGAGCACCGCCCTGTCCGCCCTGTGGGTGCGCTTCGTCACGCCCGTGCCGCCTTCGGTTGCCGGGCCGCTCATCGAGGGGCTTCGAAACGAGGTAGTCTGCCGCGACACGCGCATCCGGGATATCATTCCCCTGCCTCTGCAGAGCTGCCGCGAGACCTTTCAGGCCGCCCGGCGTGAGCTCAAGGACCGGCTCGTCCCCACATGCTGGGCCGACGCCGGGCTTGTGCTCCCCCCGGAGTGGCTGGTCTGCGGCGACGCCCCCTACGCCGGAGGGCCGGTGTACGAGATCGGCTACGAGGCCGTTTTCGACGCCCCACCCGAAAAAGTCTGGCCCGCCGTGGAATCCATCGGCGGGGAGCGCGGCTGGTATTTCGCCAACATCCTCTGGAAGCTGCGCGGCGGGATCGACCGCCTGCTCGGCGGCGCGGGTCTCGGGCCCGGCCGGCGCGATCCGCAGTGCCTGCTGACGGGCGACTCCCTGGACTGCTGGCGCGTGTGGGAGTCTTCCCCGCCGAGCCGGCTGACCCTGCTGGCGGCCATGAAGTCCCCCGGCGAGGCGGCGCTTACGCTGACGCTCGCGCCCTCGCCCGGCGGACGCGCCCGGTTCACCCTGCTGGCCCGGTTCCAGCCCAGGGGGCTTGCGGGCCTGGCGTACTGGTACGCCATGTTCCTGCCCCATCTGGCCCTGTTCACCGGGCTTGTCCGGGGGCTGGCCCGCGCGGCCGGTGCCGGGATCGTGTCCGGACCCACCCGCGCAACCCCCCTCGTGCCCGGGCAATGCCGTCTGCCGAACCGCCCATGA
- a CDS encoding ABC transporter permease codes for MRVFQPSIPARKGLAAADGLVLLALFVLAYTGVRLAAQSPEVVDGPAITTDPSSLPWYALLSVGRMFAAYVLSLLFTFFYGTAAARNKQAQVVLMPILDILQSVPILSFLPVVILSLAAVLPLTLAVELSSVVLIFTSQAWNMTFAWYQSLTTIPKELQEAASIFRFNKWMRFRVLELPFAAIGLLWNSMMSWAGGWFFLMASEMFTVGQKDFRLPGLGAYLQEAASKGDLKAISWGVGTLLAVIICLDTFVWRPLLAWSERFKLQMQESEEPATSWFLDSMRASRLIGWIFEKCLEPVLEFLDSLFLKLKPVEGDAAAGRGWGMRLFTLAVLAGGGYGAFQAVGMLTQVGPDKWMEIGLGLLATLARVWAALIIALAITLPLGLGIGLNKRMSNLLLPVVQVLASIPSTALFPVVLLVLLKLPGGLAGASVFLMLMGTIWYLLFNIMAGASAIPQELISMSAILKIEGWERWKTLYLPALFPYCITGAITATGGAWNASIVAEYVLFGGDYVTTTGLGSIIAQATAAGDYPLLLAATLVMVGTVVGFNRFFWRRLYRLAAERYVME; via the coding sequence GTGCGCGTATTCCAACCGTCCATACCGGCCAGAAAGGGCCTCGCCGCCGCCGACGGGCTCGTTCTCCTGGCGCTATTCGTGCTGGCGTACACGGGCGTGCGCCTGGCCGCCCAGTCCCCGGAGGTGGTGGACGGTCCGGCCATCACCACCGACCCGTCGAGCCTGCCCTGGTACGCGCTCCTGTCCGTGGGACGGATGTTCGCGGCCTATGTGCTCTCGCTTCTGTTCACCTTCTTCTACGGCACGGCGGCCGCGCGCAACAAGCAGGCCCAGGTGGTGCTCATGCCCATCCTGGACATCCTCCAGAGCGTGCCCATCCTGTCGTTCTTGCCCGTGGTCATCCTGAGCCTGGCCGCCGTCCTGCCCCTGACCCTGGCCGTGGAGCTTTCCTCGGTCGTGCTCATATTCACCTCCCAGGCCTGGAACATGACCTTCGCCTGGTACCAGTCGCTCACCACCATCCCCAAAGAGCTTCAGGAGGCCGCCAGCATCTTCCGCTTCAACAAGTGGATGCGTTTTCGCGTGCTGGAGCTGCCGTTCGCGGCCATCGGCCTTCTGTGGAACTCCATGATGAGCTGGGCCGGGGGCTGGTTCTTCCTCATGGCATCGGAGATGTTCACCGTGGGCCAGAAGGACTTCCGCCTGCCCGGGCTCGGTGCCTACCTGCAGGAGGCCGCCTCCAAGGGCGACCTCAAGGCCATCTCCTGGGGCGTGGGCACGCTCTTGGCCGTGATCATCTGCCTGGACACCTTCGTGTGGCGGCCGCTCCTGGCCTGGTCGGAGCGCTTCAAGCTCCAGATGCAGGAGAGCGAGGAGCCCGCCACATCCTGGTTCCTGGATTCCATGCGCGCCTCGCGCCTCATCGGCTGGATATTCGAGAAATGCCTGGAGCCGGTCCTGGAGTTCCTGGACTCCTTGTTCCTCAAGCTCAAGCCCGTGGAGGGCGACGCTGCCGCCGGGCGCGGCTGGGGCATGCGGCTCTTCACCCTGGCCGTGCTGGCCGGAGGCGGCTACGGGGCCTTCCAGGCCGTGGGCATGCTCACACAGGTGGGGCCGGACAAGTGGATGGAGATCGGCCTCGGGCTTTTGGCCACCCTGGCCAGGGTCTGGGCCGCGCTCATCATCGCCCTGGCCATCACGCTGCCGCTGGGCCTGGGCATCGGGCTCAACAAGCGCATGTCCAACCTGCTGCTGCCCGTGGTGCAGGTGCTGGCCTCCATTCCGTCCACGGCGCTCTTTCCGGTGGTGCTGCTGGTGCTTCTCAAGCTGCCGGGCGGGCTGGCCGGAGCCTCGGTGTTCCTCATGCTCATGGGAACCATCTGGTACCTGCTCTTCAACATCATGGCCGGGGCCTCGGCCATCCCGCAGGAACTCATCAGCATGAGCGCCATCCTCAAGATCGAGGGATGGGAGCGCTGGAAGACCCTCTACCTGCCCGCGCTCTTCCCCTACTGCATCACCGGGGCCATCACCGCCACCGGCGGTGCCTGGAACGCCTCCATCGTGGCCGAGTACGTCCTCTTCGGCGGGGATTACGTCACCACCACGGGCCTGGGCTCCATCATCGCCCAGGCCACAGCTGCCGGGGACTACCCCCTGCTGCTGGCCGCCACCCTGGTCATGGTGGGCACCGTGGTCGGGTTCAACCGCTTCTTCTGGCGCAGGCTCTACAGGCTTGCCGCCGAACGCTATGTGATGGAGTAG